One region of Scomber scombrus chromosome 10, fScoSco1.1, whole genome shotgun sequence genomic DNA includes:
- the LOC133987202 gene encoding uncharacterized protein LOC133987202, with protein sequence MKIHPVLLFCFLSVLQDGNIGLINAKLPSFTKTEGQNITVPCNFTETGDRRYFCKHKSEERTSPKLYNDCVQAERILEMDGVSAQRGRYSMRYKTTRTGSRLYVTITHLNKSDSGRYTCALDKFFIDPYQEFKIIVTDGPSTSTPKMTTRPFLTSAPSASTTTTTTTQSFRRSTEPSSSPKTTNRQQTETTTGGNILYVAVSVTGVVVLLAVFLPLLYKCIKRKSSSDLNSRVYLTDTNMESVIYENCAKVSKLAEPVYENYNPSSTYETLNTTTMAHDVYSTLGQQI encoded by the exons ATGAAGATCCACCCTGTTCTGCTCTTCTGCTTCTTATCAG tGCTGCAGGATGGAAACATTGGTCTCATCAATGCAAAACTCCCCAGTTTTACAAAAACTGAAGGACAAAATATCACAGTTCCATGTAACTTTACAGAGACTGGAGACAGGAGGTACTTCTGTAAACACAAATCTGAAGAAAGAACCAGTCCTAAATTGTATAATGACTGTGTTCAAGCAGAACGCATTCTTGAAATGGATGGTGTCAGTGCTCAAAGAGGCAGATACAGCATGAGATATAAAACCACACGTACAGGAAGTCGTCTGTATGTGACCATCACACATCTGAACAAATCTGACTCTGGacgttacacctgtgctttggATAAATTCTTTATAGATCCATACCAGGAGTTTAAGATCATCGTCACAGATG GTCCGTCCACTTCAACACCAAAGATGACTACTAGACCCTTTTTAACATCGGCCCCATCAGcttccacaacaacaacaacaacaacacagagtttCAGAAGAAGCACAGAACCTTCATCTTCCCCTAAAACGACCAACCGGCAGCAAACTGAGACAACAACTGGAG GTAACATCTTGTATGTGGCTGTTTCTGTGACTGGGGTTGTTGTCCTGTTGGCTGTTTTTCTACCGCTCCTGTACAAgtgtataaaaagaaaaagctccAGTG ATTTGAACAGCAGGGTCTACTTAACCGACACAAATATGGAG tctgtcatCTATGAGAATTGTGCTAAAGTCTCCAAATTGGCGGAGCCTGTCTACGAAAACTACAATCCATCCTCCACCTACGAGACCCTCAATACAACCACAATGGCTCATGACGTGTACTCCACACTGGGACAGCAAATATAA